The genomic DNA ATAAGTGCGCATCTTGTAAAGGCACTAGGTGAACGTTTTAGAGGTGGAGATGTAAATATACTCAGTGACATGGTTCAAGCTGGTTTTCTAGGTACTcagttttttatttgttttatatactttattctttttatagatGTATTTAGTGAAATATATGTCATTTTTAGGAAGAAAGTCCGGCAagggaatatatatatatgaatctaATGTTAAGAACAGAAATATGAACCTTGCGGCATTAGACATTTTGAAGAAATACAAACTTGAACCAAAAGGAAGTACATCCGTCGAAGATCGTCAGTTAAGAATGGTGTCTCGATTTGTTAATGAAGCAGTACTTTgtttagaagaaaatattttggcTAATCCGGTAATACAAAATTTCGAACACATTAGTAAATCATTAAATTATATTGTGtttattaaacataaatatttttacagttGGAGGGTGATATAGGCGCTGTTTTTGGATTAGGATTCCCTCCATTCACTGGTGGGCCTTTCCGTTGGATAGATTTTTACGGTGCTGATAAATTAGTACAAAAAATGGAAGAATTTCAAAGCCACTATGGTGACGCATTTAAGCCATGCCAAATGCTACGTGATATGGCATCTGATCGAAGCAAAAagttttataaatgaaaaatttaatagatTTGTAAGAGAAGTGTTTATATAATGCTAAAGCTTTAAAACTAcacttgaaattaaaaaaattttatatttgccTAAAAACTACTATAATATTTAGGAGTActatattttttgataaatatatatgttgagATGGTTCTAGTGATTAATTTTAAACTTCCTTAAACTATCAATCCAAACTAGTTATGTATCTAGTATAagatttttatactttataacaagaatattttcataatatgtAACAATAATGTTTATTTTTGCAGTATGTAATACGAACAAAATGTACATATGCGCTTTATTTTGAAACGCAAAATATACTCTTTTTACTGTTTATAAAATTGTGCAATGTAATTTattaaaggaaattttaataacaagttttgaatataaaaattttctacttattttccTTTACAAAGGTAGCGCCAGTAAAGGTTGTGAGTGTGCATTATATGTTAAACAGTTTAATAATGAATGACTGATAAATGTGTACTTACGAATAAATTTATCGCTTAATTaccattttttatttccttccaaTTATGAAAGATGTAGAAGCGGAATTCTTGTTCTTGATGCAATGTTTGGAAGATATTGCACTTTCAGATACATTCTTATTTATgagtaaaaaaaattgaatctgCATTCATTATATAAACATTTAGGATAAATTTAACCTCAGCAAACTAAACAAATTTCTAATATatggataatataaaaatatagatttttattttatttctagtataattgtaatataattataatttcacaAAAGCACAACGAATGTAGTAATGCATTTAGATTTGAGACCCTATAccaaaaaaaataaatttaatgaaagtaattattttttactatttacatATATCATACATTTTCTTGATTGAAAAAAGGAACTTcaagaatacaaaaatataatttattatgtaacAACATTGTcccttttgtaataaaattactaaaataataagtctataaattttgatatataaataattctttattattattagattacTATTTCAATAAAGTTAACaaatgaagaaatataaaaatgggAACACGTGTTACGCTTTTAATAacaaaaggaaattttaataaaaacgaGCAAGGGTAATCAAGAGGACATTTTACGTCATCTACCGGTCCCACACCTGTTTGTGACATTTACAATATTAAAAGAACTCAAGTCCTTGGCTGATGCAAGAAACCACAACGTTTCGTGAGAAGCCATTAATGAGGATCATGTCTTTAAATTGACCTGTATAACTTAGTTCGCGCTAGTTTGCCAAGAATATAAACAAAAGctaaaaaaatttgttacgaTTCTTTTCTTGAATATTTCTTTAGTCGCGTACATTGTTAAGGATTATTTTAATGATAACATTTTAATGATAAAAGAAAGcgctaataaaatataaatatatatcattaCTAACAATatgcaaagaaagaaaattaatccACACATCAATATATATCCGCATAAATTTTTGGTCAAGTAATACTGAACTGAAGCTATTACATATATTGCAGTAATTTCGTTCAGAGCCTATTCAATGGTATTGGAAAAATTTAGTTTTATAATACAGAAATCACTAAGCGCAGAAATATTCGAAAGTGTATTTATATTTGCTAGAAAACACGTATTTTGGGCAATACAGTTTTCCCACAAATACGTACAATTGATAAAAAATCTTATCTCAATCGATGACCTTGCGAATTATGTTTGACGCTACGTGATTTTTTTACGCGTATAAAGAATGTGATAATGCTTACAATGAAACTTTTCTACTTTCTCTGCGtggattatattttttattaataatatacataaaaaataatatgagtataataaaaatagtatgtataatacacataataaaGTGTGTATATACTCATACAGTAAACTCATATATAAGGCACattcgtatattatattattgaaaaacAGAAATACTTGTGTTTTATTTGTACATTAAAAActgtataaaatttatgtactgttagaaaatcaattttttcatGTGATCTTAGTATTTGAAAAAGTATCGgctaatttaaatttgaatgcAACCTTAGTGAATTTTAACTAACGAGGATAATATCCTACACACGCATTCGAACACAACCTAGCTTTCTGTATGATGCGTGATGGAAAGTTTTCACTTTGATATGATTTGCTGAATGCGTTGCTGTATGTATATCCTAATATTCTAACAttctatgtaatttatatttcatacttAAGAGGTATTCTtaatcaaaatataattgaaatgtatttatatttttcagattaAAAGTTGAATGGACGAATTCACATAATACCTATAAATAATGGTCGAATATTTAAACAACTAATAATATCACATTCTATTacttcatttatttaaaattcaatgtGAACACAGTTGCTAACGATtaagttttatgatatgttcgaaatttaaaaataactaagggctcgaaatagtgtataataattaatgattatTAGTCATGTCCTATTACGGCATGTAGTGCAAACACAACAGATACTGCACTAgcaattttttctctttcattagTCATCTTGATCtatgatcttttatttatatatattgatCTTACTTTTTTATGAAGTTGAAAAGTTAAAGAATTACTATCAAGTTTTTGCTTATTAATGTTGTATTGCATtatgttaatttataaaaaatataacaaggattatttttgtcaaaattagtaattatatttaattaagtaatttataaaacacTCTACTTACTAAAGTTGATCAAGCGAGAATctttaattataagaattacatAAAATTGATCAAGACACTTTTGTAAATcgataacgtatatagttagaTGCCTGAGGATACAGGAAGGACAGTGTAAGGTGTACTAagttttatgtatattaacGATACTTTTATATGAAAGTATATAagttgtttaattaatttctgcttctgtagaaaaaattttaaaacttatttttatacataatattaaagTCTTACTTCGTCTAGTATATCACTTAACTGGAcgagttatatgtatatacatatatacacatagatAGATATGACcttaattaatatacatatatgtataactagttgaagataatgaaaatagCATAATCCTTAACACTTTTGCATAGCCGTTATGTATACAACTGATAAAAACTgtctttgcatttttaaataaatattttttctcggTCAACGCGCTTATGCATCACAGATCACAGTCACACTTAGGTACTTGGTTCACGGACGGCAAAGAAAGCCTCATTTTATGACTTATCATCACTCCTCGTGCCTTCAAGTTCTTTCCTTTTAAGTACGcttttattaattcaatttacACGATCACACTGTGGCACACATCGGAAAAGACATATAGGAGCGTATTCGTATTCTTGCAATTTTCACACTTCAAAGTCGACATGTTCCCCATCAATTTTATTGTTTGATTGTGGAGTTAGGAAAATCTTCTCGGGATAAATTTTTTCGCAGAGAATATCTATTGTTATCGTAAAATATTGTCTTTGATTATCCATCAAAAGACAATCTTAATATTCTCATGATGTTGGAATGCTTAATTCTGCGATAATTAAAGCTCGATTCACTGCTTTAAATACAGGTTTAAATATTAAGTGATACCAGGTCACTGTTCTCGTATTTTTCAAGCTGTTAATTGCGGTGCAATTATTTGTTGAGTCGATTGTGTTATACGTGGTGCTATAACCGGAAGTAGGCTTACTCGTAAAGGTGTGGATGTCATTTGCGTGACAGAAGGTTGAGCGCCGGAGACACTCGCGGATGAAGACCTATCTCTGGTATGCCGTTTAACGTGTTTTGCCAGATGGTCGCTTCTCATAAATCTTCTCTGACAAACAGTACAGACAAATTTCTTTTCTCCAGTATGCGTTCGCTTATGCCGTGAAAGTTCGTCGCTTCTTGAAAATCGTCTGCTACAGTCTTCGTAGGGACATGAGAATGGTCGTTCACCTGTATGGGTTCGTGTATGGGCTTTCAAATGAGATGACTTAAAATAATTCTTGCCACAACCTGGATGTTCACATTCGTAAACACGACGTCGTGCAGTTGACTCTGGTGCAGTTACACTTGATGCTGTTGTAGTCGTAGGCGCAGTTACTAATAAAAGAGGAGCTCGTGGAAGAACCAAAGGCGATCCTAAAAGTCCGGTTACCATAATCGGCGCAGGTTTTGGTGCTAGAGGATGTAATTTTGGTTGTACAGTCTCGCGAtccgtatttttattatttacaataatcTCTTCTTTCCGCAAACTCATTTTGAATTTGAGACTCTTCAGTATATTCTCCGGCTCCGTTGTACTTTGCCGCGTAGTCGATTCGGACTGTGAACTGGAGATATGCTGTGGATCATGTGGAACTGATTGTGAGCATATCGTGGTAATCTTTGGTATCAAGTTGGCAGGACTGTAGGTACCATCTCGATTGGCACGCATTATCACCGAAACACGGGCTGGTTCTGGACTTGGCGGTGGCGTACCGTCTAAGAGTAactgtttaaaaaaatacaaatttgtaaCAATTCATTCTTCTCTTTAGATAATTAgattaacaaaaatttgttagatagatcgaaaaaaatattgtatttatattttctatgttattatgtagaaaaaattaaaaagaagtgAAAATATAACAAGCTCAGGCTTTTTATCATTCGTTTAAGAGACATCtatatattttggaaaatacggATTCAAATGTTACTTTGCAACAACTACCATCAGAAGGTATAAACCATTTGCTCGAAGGATAAGCATCAAAAATGGTGTACGAGTGAACGCACGCAATGTGTACGCAATAAATGGGGTCATCTTGCAAAACAACTCTATAAAGCATGCGCGCATGCGTCTATGTACATTGGAGTGGTCTGTCGATCGGGTAGAAAAAATCAAAAAAAGGTAGTTTTGCAATGAAGATGCATACTGAGAAGGCTATTAGTATCGATAACATAATACTCACTTTTGCCAATTCACATTGTTCCACGCATCGCCTTTTTCGGAAAGGTTCATCTTCTTCCGAATCAGAAGGTTGTGGAGTTGGAGGTAAACCAGGCCGTGCATTTCCGTCATCGTTTCTCTTCACGTTTATATCAGCAGCCTTCGTTTTCTGTAGAAGTTTATCTCCCAAAAGTGCTGCAACGCTGAACGAAGACTGAATCGTTGGTTCAATCTGGAAagaaaagataattttttaattaagcaTTAAATAATGAATTCAATTATAAGAACCACAtcagagaaatataaactaGAAGGACTATAAACAGAAAATCTacaaaatctttaaaaaatgtacgaagcaaaaagaaatacgagagaaaaaaaaattaatagaaatgatATGAAATAAGAATAGAAATGAAGACATATTGTGATGTAAAATGAATTACGTGAAACAGGGCTAGGTTGCAGTTTCCAGCTGCATTCATATTTCGCGGGCAGCTAGTCTGTCTACAGTGGCGGTACTTTTAATTCAACGTTCACTTACGTGTTTGAATTGGGGTGAGGCCGGTGGTGAAAGAGGTGTTTGATTAGCATCCATTTTTTAGAGAAAATATGGCGTGAGTATGTTTTACGTTAAAGAGGCTCGCCCGTTGATGAGAAAACGCGGTCTCACGTATACCGTATTTCGAGCGAAAAAAGGTTAAGGGACGTAACCGTTGAACGTCTGGTAATGCAATGAAGCTTTCTCAGGTCGGTTGGCTCGACACGCCGTGCTAGTTGTGTGTGTGATCATGCGGCGCGCTTCACTCGGACCAATGGCGTGGAGGGGCTCGCCGTAGTTGACCAATCAGCGGAGTACTATCAGCCGACGACCGCGTGATCACCAGCGTGCTGTTCACGTGCTCGCGGTCTGACTGAGGCCGTGATCATGACGTCAGTCTGCGTGGCGCGCTCGGTCGATACGTCATGGTATCGCTGCGCTCACCAAGCGTCATGCAACTTCAACCCTCCTACACCTCCTTTCGAAGTTATCTAACTCGCTCTTTCTATCTCTTCGCCTTTTCTCTTCCTGCGACTCTTCGTCGATGTAGTCTGGCCGCGACCGAACGTTCGCAAGCCACGGCGAGCCTCCGAATTGCCTTTTCGCCACACTTACTTCCCCCCTCCCCCCTTTGCGCCGTTGTAACGTGAGAGTTTCTAAGCTCGCTGCATAAATATTTCCTTCTTATAAACAACCGCGTATGACGCTTCGatgatttcatttttaataacttttccGTATCCGGTTACCATTTTTGACCTTCTCGAAGATGTTTTGTTGTTAACagataaacgaggaaaaatatATTACGATTCTAGGAATGTCGTTTTCACCGTTCAGCATCCTTGTCATGTCACTCTCCCTCAACGTATCTAAAGTCTGCAGCAATGCATCTGTAGCCGCTCTGACATTTATTGGTTTATTGCATCTGGATTTCTCTCAACTTATTCTTCGAGCATTTTTTGTGTTTTTAAGGaacaatatacgtatgtatatatacgcgTAATATATGGAGAGGGTTGAAGAGAGCAGGTAACTGAAAAATCTAGGAAAGCGAAGTCGTCGGGAGGTCGGATTTTAACGAGGAAGCATTCTGATGCAGTCTGCCGTTAAATATATCGGTCGCCTACTTTGCGACTGGTTAATTCGAATTCAGCTCGGGCGGGTGCTGGTCTTTGACTCTTCTTTCCCTTCTCCTCTTCCATCATTCTCTTTATCCCGTTGTATTTTTCTGCAGCGTCTTCTTTGCCGAACAAATTGGTCGGCTGGTTGATTGATTGTCTGCATCGGCAGAAATTCGTAGCCGTATTTATTTAAAGCCGGATCGTTTAAAGACAGCTCATATAGGGaaaatggaataattttatCGTTCGCTGAATGTTATATTTAGCGAATATtcttttgttcttctttttcatgTTTCGAATGCAAACATAGTAGAATTCGCCTTGAAGACCGTATATAGCACTATGCTGTATAATCGGTGCCATTCATAGATACAAGAAATTGCATTTTTAGCTTTTTACATAGAATGGTTGCATCGAAGAAAACTTCTGTCCTTTGATAAATCTGTTACTATGAACGCGTAGTGATTTTCCACGACGTCTCTCTTGGAAATGCGGAAATCTCTGTAAACTGAGACGATGTTCATATTGTGGCCCACATATCGCGGTTGCGCACTAAAACAAAATGGGGTCGTAAGAAGATAACAAATAGTTAACTTACAAACAACAACTTGACAACTGATGTTTATTGCGCGTCATTAatctattatattgtatttggcTCCTTTCTACTTTTGAAATCCACGTGTCACAAGAGTCATTATATTCTGTCTTTAAATATATACCTTCTTCTTGCTCTTTTAGATTTTTTATGACTTTTAAATTTCGTCTCATAGAAAATCGTAATATAGGCTAATTAGATTATGAACATACAAAATATCTATCTATTATCATCTTTAATATAATTCATATAACATGACCTACTGAGACGCAAAGGAGGTTTAAACGtagattattaatttatttcaattataatgTGACCATATTTTACTTTGGCAAAGTAATGGTGTCGAATCCTGATCATCTATCATGTTTACGAAATGAAATtgacgaaatgaaataaaaagaaatcgaaagatTTCGAAATTAcgatattctttttaaaacttAACGCGTGAGTATTTTTCCTTCATTTAATAAATGAACAAGCTTGGGTTACGAGTTCCTTAACGCAATTCTTTAAGAGGCTTTACGAATTAACGTCGTCTTAGTGGAATTCTTGAGATCCAAATTATCCTGTGTTCGAACTCGAAGCCATTGAAAGAAACAATCTATGTACGTCATAATCGGCTTTGAAAATAGAGTTCCCGTAGCGGATTATCATTTAATCGTATTGGGTGTAAGATGCACATAATTGCGTATTTTTGTTAATGCATATTCAATGCATATTGCAATGATTCATTAAGAAGAGAATGACCTGCTGCATCGACTAGACGTCGAAACGAGCAATATCGTTGGACGAATTCTTAGATTTTTGTCGGTTCGAAACAGGTGAAGGCGTAGAATCGTGAATCAGTTCCATGTGACCAAGTTCTATGTGACTTTCTACGTATATCCATTGGTTCCTTATCGCTATTTTTTGAACAAGCTTCTTATCACGCAGCGAGCAATCGCATGgaatattactatgtaaattCTTTTCCCTTAGTGTTCTTGTGTCTTTAGTAAATTTGATTTTATCATTTGATATCTTCACTGTTCTCTGTGCATTATCGTTCTCGACTGCGCTCTATATTGGTAAAACGATTAGAACACTCGATAGTCCCGCTCTATGCTTATTTACGTCGCCGTGAATAACCGACAACGGTTTCCATGAACGATCGGAAAATACGCGGTAAGATTAGAAGAATAACGAAGTGTAAATCACTTTAATTGTTTCTTTCATAACGAAAGTCTTTATCAAAAAATTTAGTTAGTATTTCATCATTCTCTTATCGGATGTCCGTATAGTGAACCGAACTATAAATGTTATTCGTCGCTCTTAATAATTTTACAGTCTTTAATTAACTTATATCGATTCTCGTGAGCAGCCACGCGTCCCGTCGATTTGACGAATGGCTACCAATGTTTACGATAGACAACAACGGAATCATTCGACGAACTCGTGATCGATGATCGTGTGTGCGTTTTCTGTTCATGCTTTATCGCCAGCTTCGTGTTAACTCTGCAAAAGTATCGCTGACattgtttttaaaataaatatctaagtCAGTAAGAGAACGTGACAGAGAAGCATCCGGTATGATTAACCGAAAGTTCGTAAAAATCGGGTCCTCAAGCGTAAAGTGTATCTTATATCGAACGAATTTCGTTCAAAACATTCGACCTGTATCTCCTCTATCTTACTTTCCCCGTAGAGGGCCTCAAGGCCGACCGTACGACCTTCCCCGATCTTCGTATTATATAGCGTGTCGTATTGTTtcgcaattttaattaataacatgACTAAAGTGATTGAACGTTGCACGTTACGTGCATTTTAAACGTACACCGAACAAAGGAGGAAAGCACGTACAAAAATAACCACAGTGTTTAGTATGTGTCAAGAAAGACGCCAAAAAGAAATAATGCAAAGCTTAAGTAGGAAACTGTAAGTTAAAGATACAAGGTTcgtgtttgaaatattaaatttcaaaagttttttttattcgaaatcttaatcttaaatatcaaatagaaattcaatttttatatcgcTACTGTAGTATCACAGATTACTGTGACACGGATTATATGAAGGATTATAGTAACGACACAATAACATTGGTATACAATTTATTCGATATGTATGAAATCTATCTATGagtatacaaaattaaaatttttatcaagcaATAAAATTGCACTATCAGACTTAATTGTTTTGTGACTGTTTTGTAACACGTAGTAAGGAGAAGTTGGTAAACTCGAGAATGTTTTCATAGAATCTCGATGTTTATCTATATACGAGTTATCAAGGTTTGAGATTCTTTGCTTGAAAATATGGAGGTAATGCTTTTCTTCGGTTTGCGTCAACACGAAGGCTCGCCTGCGGACATGCGCATCCGTCGATTGAGTTCACTTAAGGGCGTGCTATTTCATCAGTGTTTTTGTTGCAGCAGTACTGTATGCtaaattattgaataattattacTCGATACGATTACAGAACTATATTATGCTCGTATAGTTAGAATTACGCATTGATTATAAATATGCATTTACTTTTGCGTCTGTCTTGCTGCGATGGTTCCTTCCTGTaactatttttgttttttaaatttcctgCGTTCGCCATTAGCCTTGCGGCGTCTTTTCCTTTGTCCGACCTTCAGACAGCACTTCGACAGAATTACAACTACATATCTCATCGTTTATACGTTACATTTGTAGTTTGTTGCTGTACAAATGCAATTGTTGACAATTTCGTCGTCCTATTCTTGGCGATGCCTCTGACTTAACCTTCTAATTCTTTCTTCTCTGTTCCTCGAAATCTTCCGTATTCGTTACAGTCGAAGTATAGAACTCCGTATTATGTTTAGATTGCGAATACTAATGCGATCtcatacttttataaatataagtaaggAAATATTATAGGTACGTTTGACCAATAGATGTTTACATctctaaattttccataaatgcataaaaatccgcgattTATGTAAGTATGTTCGTATAGCGTACAGTGTCTATTACTGCGTTCGGTTTGTTTTTTGCTTTATGTTATCCACGGGTTTGAAAGCATGGGGCGTGTCTGTTAAACAGGTCATAGCCCTTCATGGAAAGTAACGCGTACTCACAGCGACTCGTGGCCAAAAGTATGTTCGATAGAGGACAGTGTTCGTATTGTTGGCGGAGATGTGTTTGATATATCGCAAAGTTCGATTGCGAATGCATTTGGTACATCGTCTGAGTTCAGTCTCGTTGTACGACCGAAAATAGCACGTATCTTTCTTTCTCAGTAATAGAAGTGGGAATAATTGGTCTTTGACTTGT from Bombus terrestris chromosome 11, iyBomTerr1.2, whole genome shotgun sequence includes the following:
- the LOC100642767 gene encoding Krueppel-like factor 10 is translated as MDANQTPLSPPASPQFKHIEPTIQSSFSVAALLGDKLLQKTKAADINVKRNDDGNARPGLPPTPQPSDSEEDEPFRKRRCVEQCELAKLLLDGTPPPSPEPARVSVIMRANRDGTYSPANLIPKITTICSQSVPHDPQHISSSQSESTTRQSTTEPENILKSLKFKMSLRKEEIIVNNKNTDRETVQPKLHPLAPKPAPIMVTGLLGSPLVLPRAPLLLVTAPTTTTASSVTAPESTARRRVYECEHPGCGKNYFKSSHLKAHTRTHTGERPFSCPYEDCSRRFSRSDELSRHKRTHTGEKKFVCTVCQRRFMRSDHLAKHVKRHTRDRSSSASVSGAQPSVTQMTSTPLRVSLLPVIAPRITQSTQQIIAPQLTA